In the Populus trichocarpa isolate Nisqually-1 chromosome 1, P.trichocarpa_v4.1, whole genome shotgun sequence genome, one interval contains:
- the LOC7456230 gene encoding plastoglobule-localized metallopeptidase 48, chloroplastic — MASVSLSSLSLAHRRRPDAAAAAALTFSSSDLRFCSASFGFGLAKKNQRVFGLAKKNQRVRVSVCRASSLFIRNLDADDFRHPLDKQNTLILRAIPGLNELGKALLGSVTEQIMLLENIGTSVLVSKNQLSELHQLMTEAAQILNMEAPDLYVRQSPVPNAYTLAISGQKPFVVVHTSLVELLTRKELQAVLAHELGHLKCDHGVWLTFANFLTLGAYTVPGIGWLIAQNLEEQLFRWLRAAELTCDRAALLVAQDPKVVISVLMKLAGGSPSIADQLNVDAFLEQARSYDRASSSSVGLYIRNAQTKQLSHPLPVLRAREIDEWSRSLDYQQLLKRAIQITTPQNV, encoded by the exons ATGGCTTCCGTGTCTCTGTCTTCTCTATCTTTGGCTCATAGAAGGAGACcagatgctgctgctgctgctgctcttaCTTTCAGTTCAAGTGATTTGAGGTTTTGTTCAGCTTCTTTTGGATTTGGTTTGGCAAAGAAGAATCAAAGAGTCTTTGGTTTGGCAAAGAAGAATCAAAGAGTCAGGGTCTCTGTTTGTAgagcttcttctctttttattcgtAATCTTGATGCTGATGATTTTAGACACCCTCTTGATAAACAG aATACACTGATTTTGAGGGCAATTCCAGGATTAAATGAACTGGGGAAGGCTCTATTAG GGTCTGTGACAGAGCAAATCATGCTTCTAGAAAATATTGGGACTTCAGTTCTTGTTTCTAAAAATCAG CTTTCTGAACTTCATCAATTGATGACTGAGGCTGCGCAAATATTGAACATGGAGGCCCCTGATCTATATGTTCGGCAAAGTCCTGTACCAAATGCATATACTTTAGCCATAAGTGGGCAAAAGCCATTTGTTGTTGTGCATACCAGCCTCGTGGAGCTTCTAACAAGAAAGGAGTTGCAG GCTGTCTTGGCTCACGAGTTGGGTCATCTGAAATGCGATCACGGAGTATGGCTCACGTTCGCAAATTTTCTTACACTTGGAGCCTATACTGTCCCTG GAATTGGTTGGTTGATAGCTCAGAATTTAGAAGAACAATTATTCCGTTGGCTCCGAGCAGCAGAGCTTACTTGTGACCGTGCAGCCCTTCTTGTTGCCCAAGACCCTAAG GTGGTCATCtctgttttgatgaaattagcTGGGGGAAGCCCATCAATTGCTGATCAGCTAAACGTTGATGCATTCTTGGAACAAGCGCGCTCTTATGATAGAGCTTCTTCAAGTTCAGTGGGATTGTACATAAG AAATGCTCAAACAAAACAACTCTCACATCCTCTGCCTGTTCTGCGAGCTCGTGAAATTGATGAATGGTCGAGAAGTCTAGACTACCAGCAGCTTCTGAAACGTGCAATACAGATAACCACTCCACAGAATGTTTAG
- the LOC7495781 gene encoding sulfite oxidase isoform X1 — protein MLWACCYCIAEFLLHPVMVFLYFTLLQYPFNAEPPRSALISSYVTPVDLFYKRNHGPIPVVDDIERYSVLIRGLIDNPRDLFMRDIKMLPKYNVTATLQCAGNRRTAMSKVKTVKGVGWDVSAIGNGVWGGAKLADVLELVGISKLTSTTKSGGKHVEFVSIDKCKEENGGPYKASIPLSQATNPEADVLVAYEMNGEPLNRDHGYPLRVVVPGVIGARSVKWLDCINIIAEESQGFFMQKDYKMFPPSVNWDNINWSTRRPQMDFPVQSAICSLEDVTAIKPGKVKVSGYAASGGGRGIDRVDVSVDGGKTWVEASRYQKPGVQYISDDMNSDKWAWVLFDVTVDAPQSTEIVVKAVDSAANVQPENVQEIWNLRGILNTSWHRVQVRVGHSNM, from the exons ATGTTGTGGGCATGCTGTTACTGTATCGCCGAGTTTCTATTGCATCCAGTGatggtatttttgtattttacacTGTTGCAGTATCCTTTCAATGCCGAACCACCTCGTTCGGCCTTGATTTCCTCTTATGTGACGCCTGTGGATTTGTTCTACAAGAGAAATCATGGTCCCATTCCAGTTGTTGATGACATAGAAAG ATACTCTGTTTTGATTCGTGGTTTGATCGACAACCCTAGAGACCTGTTCATGAGAGATATCAA GATGCTTCCAAAATATAATGTCACTGCCACCTTACAG TGTGCTGGAAACAGAAGGACTGCCATGAGCAAAGTCAAAACAGTGAAAGGGGTTGGCTGGGATGTTTCTGCTATTGGAAATG GTGTCTGGGGTGGTGCCAAATTGGCTGATGTTCTTGAACTTGTTGGGATATCTAAGTTGACAAGTACCACTAAATCAGGTGGAAAACATGTTGAATTTGTAAGCATTGATAAGTGTAAG GAGGAGAATGGAGGCCCATACAAGGCATCAATTCCGCTCAGTCAGGCTACAAACCCTGAAGCTGATGTTTTGGTTGCTTATGAGATGAATGGAGAG CCTCTAAACAGGGATCATGGTTATCCATTGCGAGTGGTTGTACCAGGTGTTATAGGTGCCCGATCTGTCAAATGGTTGGATTGTATCAACATCATTGCAGAAGAATCCCAG GGATTCTTTATGCAAAAGGACTATAAAATGTTTCCTCCTTCAGTGAATTGGGACAACATCAATTGGTCTACAAGGAGGCCTCAAATGGATTTTCCTGTTCAG AGTGCAATTTGTTCATTAGAGGATGTCACTGCAATAAAGCCTGGGAAG GTTAAAGTCAGTGGATATGCAGCATCTGGAGGTGGCCGTGGAATTGATAGAGTAGATGTGTCTGTTGATGGTGGCAAAACCTGGGTGGAAGCCTCCAGGTACCAGAAGCCTGGCGTCCAATACATCTCAGATGATATGAACAGTGACAAATGGGCCTGGGTTCTTTTTGATGTGACAGTTGATGCTCCACAGAGCACAGAGATAGTTGTTAAAGCA GTGGATTCGGCAGCAAATGTCCAGCCTGAAAATGTGCAGGAGATTTGGAATTTGAGAGGGATACTCAACACTTCATGGCACCGGGTTCAGGTCCGAGTTGGTCACTCAAATATgtaa
- the LOC7495781 gene encoding sulfite oxidase isoform X2, whose amino-acid sequence MPGVKGPSDYLQEPPRHPSLQINSKYPFNAEPPRSALISSYVTPVDLFYKRNHGPIPVVDDIERYSVLIRGLIDNPRDLFMRDIKMLPKYNVTATLQCAGNRRTAMSKVKTVKGVGWDVSAIGNGVWGGAKLADVLELVGISKLTSTTKSGGKHVEFVSIDKCKEENGGPYKASIPLSQATNPEADVLVAYEMNGEPLNRDHGYPLRVVVPGVIGARSVKWLDCINIIAEESQGFFMQKDYKMFPPSVNWDNINWSTRRPQMDFPVQSAICSLEDVTAIKPGKVKVSGYAASGGGRGIDRVDVSVDGGKTWVEASRYQKPGVQYISDDMNSDKWAWVLFDVTVDAPQSTEIVVKAVDSAANVQPENVQEIWNLRGILNTSWHRVQVRVGHSNM is encoded by the exons ATGCCAGGAGTGAAAGGACCTTCAGATTACTTGCAAGAACCACCTCGTCACCCTTCCCTCCAAATCAATTCCAAG TATCCTTTCAATGCCGAACCACCTCGTTCGGCCTTGATTTCCTCTTATGTGACGCCTGTGGATTTGTTCTACAAGAGAAATCATGGTCCCATTCCAGTTGTTGATGACATAGAAAG ATACTCTGTTTTGATTCGTGGTTTGATCGACAACCCTAGAGACCTGTTCATGAGAGATATCAA GATGCTTCCAAAATATAATGTCACTGCCACCTTACAG TGTGCTGGAAACAGAAGGACTGCCATGAGCAAAGTCAAAACAGTGAAAGGGGTTGGCTGGGATGTTTCTGCTATTGGAAATG GTGTCTGGGGTGGTGCCAAATTGGCTGATGTTCTTGAACTTGTTGGGATATCTAAGTTGACAAGTACCACTAAATCAGGTGGAAAACATGTTGAATTTGTAAGCATTGATAAGTGTAAG GAGGAGAATGGAGGCCCATACAAGGCATCAATTCCGCTCAGTCAGGCTACAAACCCTGAAGCTGATGTTTTGGTTGCTTATGAGATGAATGGAGAG CCTCTAAACAGGGATCATGGTTATCCATTGCGAGTGGTTGTACCAGGTGTTATAGGTGCCCGATCTGTCAAATGGTTGGATTGTATCAACATCATTGCAGAAGAATCCCAG GGATTCTTTATGCAAAAGGACTATAAAATGTTTCCTCCTTCAGTGAATTGGGACAACATCAATTGGTCTACAAGGAGGCCTCAAATGGATTTTCCTGTTCAG AGTGCAATTTGTTCATTAGAGGATGTCACTGCAATAAAGCCTGGGAAG GTTAAAGTCAGTGGATATGCAGCATCTGGAGGTGGCCGTGGAATTGATAGAGTAGATGTGTCTGTTGATGGTGGCAAAACCTGGGTGGAAGCCTCCAGGTACCAGAAGCCTGGCGTCCAATACATCTCAGATGATATGAACAGTGACAAATGGGCCTGGGTTCTTTTTGATGTGACAGTTGATGCTCCACAGAGCACAGAGATAGTTGTTAAAGCA GTGGATTCGGCAGCAAATGTCCAGCCTGAAAATGTGCAGGAGATTTGGAATTTGAGAGGGATACTCAACACTTCATGGCACCGGGTTCAGGTCCGAGTTGGTCACTCAAATATgtaa